Proteins encoded in a region of the Chryseobacterium piperi genome:
- a CDS encoding CitMHS family transporter produces MLTFLGFLMIIIFMILIMNKKMTPLTALVIVPVIIALFAGFGPELGDMMKNGVKEIALTGVMLIFAILYFSLMIDTGLFEPLVNVILKAVGDNPIKTTIGTAILTTLVSLDGDGSSTYIIVVAAMLPLYKKQGLNPLILTCIIMLAGGIMNILPWGGPTARVMSSLKLGHTEIFVPMIPIMVLGICWVIFVAYILGLKEKKRIAKDGKYTNYSASDISGEVDPKLRRPKLIWINLGLTIILLAVMILDIVPLGIAFMIAFCIASVINYPKLKDQQKIMSKHAGNALSVAGMIFGAGIFTGILNGSGIMQAMGNSMIEIVPKSWGGSLNIITAVFSVPLTFFLTNDAYYFGILPIIAATGNQLGIPPDILGRASLVGQASHLLSPLVPSTYLLVSLAGVEFSDHLKYTLKWAIGSSIVMLLGALLLGVI; encoded by the coding sequence ATGCTAACATTTCTTGGGTTTTTGATGATCATCATCTTTATGATCCTCATCATGAATAAAAAAATGACACCCCTTACAGCCCTGGTGATCGTTCCGGTCATCATTGCTCTTTTTGCCGGATTTGGTCCCGAGCTCGGGGACATGATGAAGAATGGTGTAAAAGAAATAGCTCTCACCGGCGTTATGTTGATTTTTGCCATTCTCTATTTCAGTTTAATGATCGACACCGGATTATTTGAACCGCTGGTTAATGTAATTCTGAAAGCTGTTGGAGATAATCCGATCAAAACAACTATTGGGACAGCTATTCTTACGACATTAGTTTCTCTGGATGGAGATGGCTCTTCTACCTATATTATCGTAGTAGCTGCTATGCTCCCCCTCTATAAAAAACAAGGACTAAATCCCCTGATTCTTACCTGCATCATTATGCTGGCCGGAGGTATTATGAATATTCTTCCGTGGGGCGGCCCTACTGCGCGGGTTATGAGTTCGCTTAAACTTGGACATACAGAGATTTTTGTTCCGATGATCCCGATCATGGTATTGGGCATCTGTTGGGTTATTTTTGTTGCTTATATCTTAGGGTTAAAAGAGAAAAAACGTATTGCAAAAGATGGAAAATATACCAACTACAGCGCTAGTGATATCAGTGGTGAGGTAGATCCTAAGCTTCGTCGTCCTAAGCTGATCTGGATCAACCTTGGCCTTACCATCATTCTTTTGGCAGTGATGATCTTAGATATCGTTCCTTTGGGAATTGCTTTTATGATTGCCTTCTGTATCGCTTCAGTAATCAATTACCCTAAATTAAAAGACCAGCAGAAAATAATGTCAAAACATGCAGGAAATGCATTGTCTGTAGCAGGAATGATTTTCGGGGCAGGAATTTTTACAGGAATTTTAAATGGCTCCGGGATTATGCAGGCTATGGGAAACAGTATGATAGAAATCGTTCCTAAAAGCTGGGGTGGATCTTTAAATATTATTACCGCAGTATTCAGTGTTCCACTAACATTTTTCCTAACTAACGATGCATATTATTTTGGAATACTTCCAATTATTGCCGCGACAGGAAATCAGCTTGGCATTCCACCCGATATTTTAGGAAGAGCCAGCCTTGTAGGACAAGCATCTCATCTTCTGAGTCCACTGGTTCCATCAACCTATTTATTGGTATCATTGGCAGGAGTGGAATTTTCCGATCATTTGAAATACACATTAAAATGGGCTATCGGATCCTCTATTGTTATGCTATTGGGAGCCTTGCTTCTCGGAGTTATATAG
- the groL gene encoding chaperonin GroEL (60 kDa chaperone family; promotes refolding of misfolded polypeptides especially under stressful conditions; forms two stacked rings of heptamers to form a barrel-shaped 14mer; ends can be capped by GroES; misfolded proteins enter the barrel where they are refolded when GroES binds) — protein sequence MAKEIKFDIESRDALKRGVDALANAVKVTLGPKGRNVVIEKSFGAPHVTKDGVSVAKEIELEDRVENMGAQMVKEVASKTNDIAGDGTTTATVLAQAIVREGLKNVAAGANPMDLKRGIDKAVTAVVENLKSQSKTVGDSTEMVKQVASVSANNDETIGTLIAEAFGKVGKEGVITVEEAKGIDTTVDVVEGMQFDRGYQSPYFVTNPEKMVAEVENPYILLVEKKISSMKELLPVLEPIAQGGKSLLIISEEVEGEALATLVVNKLRGSLKIAAVKAPGFGDRRKAMLEDIAILTGGQVISEEQGFTMENISLDMLGTAEKVTIDKDNTTIVNGGGDEAKIKGRVAQIKAQMETTTSDYDREKLQERLAKLAGGVAVLYVGAASEVEMKEKKDRVDDALHATRAAVEEGIVAGGGVALVRAIAALENLTGINSDETTGIKIVKRAIEEPLRQIVANAGGEGSVIVAKVAEGSGDFGYNAKTDEYVNMLEAGIIDPTKVTRVALENAASVSGMLLTTECVITEVKSAEPAMPPMGGGMPGMM from the coding sequence ATGGCAAAAGAAATTAAATTCGATATTGAATCAAGAGACGCTTTAAAAAGAGGGGTTGATGCATTGGCAAATGCAGTAAAAGTAACTTTAGGACCTAAAGGAAGAAATGTAGTAATTGAGAAATCTTTTGGTGCACCTCACGTTACTAAGGATGGTGTTTCTGTAGCAAAAGAAATCGAACTTGAAGACAGAGTAGAAAATATGGGAGCGCAGATGGTAAAAGAAGTCGCTTCTAAAACTAATGATATTGCAGGAGACGGTACTACTACCGCTACTGTTTTGGCACAAGCTATCGTAAGAGAAGGTCTTAAGAATGTAGCTGCAGGTGCTAACCCAATGGATCTTAAAAGAGGTATTGACAAAGCAGTAACTGCAGTTGTTGAAAACCTTAAATCTCAATCTAAAACAGTTGGAGATTCTACAGAAATGGTGAAGCAAGTGGCTTCCGTTTCTGCAAACAACGACGAAACGATCGGTACTTTGATCGCTGAAGCTTTCGGAAAAGTAGGTAAAGAAGGGGTAATCACTGTAGAAGAAGCTAAAGGTATCGATACAACTGTAGATGTTGTAGAAGGTATGCAGTTTGACAGAGGATACCAGTCTCCATACTTCGTGACTAACCCTGAGAAAATGGTAGCTGAAGTAGAAAACCCATATATCCTTTTAGTAGAGAAGAAAATTTCTTCTATGAAAGAATTACTTCCGGTTCTTGAGCCAATTGCACAAGGGGGTAAGTCTCTATTGATTATCTCTGAAGAAGTGGAAGGTGAAGCTTTAGCTACTTTAGTGGTAAACAAATTAAGAGGTTCTCTTAAAATTGCTGCTGTAAAAGCTCCAGGATTTGGGGACAGAAGAAAAGCAATGCTAGAAGATATCGCGATCCTTACAGGTGGACAGGTAATTTCTGAAGAGCAAGGTTTCACTATGGAAAACATCTCTTTAGATATGCTTGGAACAGCTGAAAAAGTAACGATCGATAAAGATAATACAACAATCGTAAACGGTGGTGGTGATGAAGCGAAAATCAAAGGAAGAGTAGCTCAGATCAAAGCTCAAATGGAAACGACTACTTCTGATTACGACAGAGAAAAACTACAGGAGAGATTAGCTAAATTAGCTGGTGGTGTTGCCGTACTTTACGTAGGAGCAGCTTCTGAAGTGGAAATGAAAGAAAAGAAAGATAGAGTAGATGATGCACTTCACGCTACAAGAGCAGCAGTTGAAGAAGGTATCGTTGCTGGAGGTGGTGTTGCTTTAGTAAGAGCTATCGCTGCTTTAGAAAACCTTACAGGAATTAACTCTGACGAAACTACAGGGATTAAAATCGTAAAAAGAGCGATCGAAGAGCCATTAAGACAAATCGTTGCTAACGCAGGAGGTGAAGGTTCTGTAATCGTTGCTAAAGTTGCAGAAGGAAGCGGAGACTTCGGATACAACGCTAAAACTGACGAGTACGTAAACATGCTTGAAGCAGGAATCATCGACCCTACGAAAGTGACAAGAGTTGCCCTTGAAAATGCAGCTTCTGTATCAGGAATGCTTTTAACAACTGAATGTGTAATCACTGAAGTGAAGAGCGCTGAACCAGCTATGCCGCCAATGGGTGGTGGAATGCCAGGAATGATGTAG
- a CDS encoding cation:dicarboxylate symporter family transporter gives MNLFHTQKTFTSRYLKNLTLYVFVAIIGGVLSGYYFPDTSIKLGIISRYFFMVLETIILPIIFMAIIYGICHLSDIKNAGSIVWQTALYFLILSSTAIVIGFIFGFAVQPGANTGIEIPKIKTTLPKNFEINDTSIVSVLYLNRHGIFLIISIIIGIYMNLSKAREDFIKILDQGLAIFYTIIKYLYCILPFIIFCNIAYGISVYGINTLLPLSKVVATVYLADIVFIFGILGLIAYLFKFNLWKFLIHIKEEIVLVMTTSSSKTAFPMIFEKMESQGYSRKILRFVIPLGYNFNLAGACIYISVACCFLIQFYSISLSVNDYIWLFVIITITSKTASGVPGSGFLALIFTLNRFGKIPVTDIALLYSVDRFMNEARAVTNFIGIAVSGAIISKINQPTKEQA, from the coding sequence ATGAACCTCTTTCACACCCAAAAAACATTCACCAGCAGATACTTAAAAAATCTTACGCTATATGTATTTGTAGCCATTATAGGTGGTGTACTTAGTGGGTATTACTTTCCTGATACGAGTATCAAGCTAGGGATTATAAGCCGGTATTTTTTTATGGTTCTGGAAACGATCATATTACCGATCATTTTCATGGCTATTATTTATGGGATCTGTCATTTGTCAGATATCAAAAATGCCGGTAGTATTGTCTGGCAGACTGCACTTTATTTTTTAATACTAAGTTCAACTGCTATTGTGATAGGCTTTATTTTTGGTTTTGCGGTACAGCCTGGTGCCAATACGGGAATTGAGATTCCTAAAATAAAAACGACTCTACCCAAGAATTTTGAAATCAATGATACCTCTATTGTTTCTGTTTTATATCTTAATCGGCATGGTATCTTTCTGATCATTTCTATTATTATCGGGATCTACATGAATCTCTCCAAAGCCAGAGAAGATTTTATCAAAATACTGGACCAGGGTCTTGCCATATTCTATACCATTATTAAGTATTTATACTGTATTCTTCCTTTTATTATCTTCTGTAATATCGCTTACGGAATTTCAGTGTATGGTATTAATACTCTTCTCCCTCTTAGCAAAGTTGTTGCTACCGTATACCTTGCTGATATTGTTTTTATTTTTGGAATTTTAGGATTGATTGCTTACTTATTCAAATTCAATTTGTGGAAATTTCTTATTCATATAAAAGAGGAAATCGTTCTGGTTATGACCACCTCGTCTTCGAAAACAGCCTTTCCTATGATTTTCGAAAAGATGGAATCCCAGGGCTATAGCAGAAAAATATTAAGATTTGTAATTCCATTAGGATATAATTTTAATCTTGCGGGTGCTTGTATTTATATTTCTGTAGCATGCTGTTTTCTCATCCAGTTTTACAGTATTTCTTTAAGTGTTAATGACTACATATGGCTTTTTGTCATTATTACCATTACCTCAAAAACAGCTTCCGGTGTTCCCGGATCTGGCTTTCTCGCCCTTATTTTTACATTAAACCGGTTTGGGAAAATTCCTGTGACAGATATTGCGCTGCTGTATAGCGTAGACCGTTTTATGAATGAAGCCAGGGCGGTAACCAACTTTATAGGTATTGCCGTTTCAGGTGCCATTATTTCAAAAATCAATCAGCCGACAAAGGAACAGGCATAA
- a CDS encoding DUF2490 domain-containing protein, whose product MKIKRKLIFILPLLLYQFYQGQSTDNYNMWFQYIMTARVTDKSTLTALTQYRSFDLAYDTRLFLVNAYLDYEVVKGVRPALGGMFLILESYQGSDSKKARYEKRAFQQVTLDHDIGRTSISSRFRIEERFIDNPDEFVLRARYLLSMRIPFNRKGEKERLYGILKNEIRINVNKKDDIFDSNRITAGIGIKTGKRSAIELAFINQLSPGRTSNYGYVGFRNTFDWRKKQK is encoded by the coding sequence ATGAAAATTAAGAGAAAATTAATTTTTATTCTACCACTTCTTCTTTACCAATTTTACCAGGGACAAAGTACTGATAATTACAATATGTGGTTTCAATATATTATGACGGCCAGAGTAACGGACAAAAGCACGTTAACTGCTCTTACCCAATACCGTTCTTTTGACCTGGCATACGATACCAGACTATTTCTTGTTAACGCTTACTTAGATTATGAGGTAGTTAAGGGGGTAAGACCGGCATTAGGAGGAATGTTCCTTATTCTGGAATCTTACCAGGGTAGTGACTCGAAAAAAGCACGTTACGAAAAAAGAGCTTTCCAACAGGTCACTCTGGATCATGATATTGGAAGGACATCGATATCCAGTAGATTTCGTATTGAAGAACGTTTTATCGATAACCCTGATGAATTTGTTTTAAGAGCCCGTTATCTTCTTTCTATGAGAATTCCTTTCAATAGAAAAGGAGAAAAAGAAAGATTATACGGCATCCTTAAAAACGAAATAAGAATTAATGTCAATAAAAAAGATGATATTTTTGACAGCAATCGTATCACTGCCGGAATAGGAATAAAGACCGGAAAACGCTCTGCTATTGAATTAGCTTTTATCAACCAGCTGTCACCGGGAAGAACCAGCAACTATGGATACGTAGGCTTCAGAAATACCTTTGACTGGAGAAAAAAACAAAAATAA
- a CDS encoding co-chaperone GroES yields MSVNFKPLADRVLVEPIAAETKTASGIIIPDTAKEKPQEGTVVAVGPGKKDEPTTVKVGDKVLYGKYSGAELKLEGKDYLIVKEADLLGIIG; encoded by the coding sequence ATGTCAGTAAACTTTAAACCATTAGCAGACAGAGTTTTGGTAGAACCAATCGCTGCAGAAACTAAAACAGCTTCAGGTATTATTATCCCGGACACCGCAAAAGAAAAACCACAAGAAGGTACAGTAGTAGCAGTAGGTCCTGGTAAGAAAGATGAGCCTACAACTGTTAAAGTAGGTGACAAAGTTCTTTATGGAAAATATTCAGGAGCTGAATTAAAATTAGAAGGAAAAGATTACTTAATTGTAAAAGAAGCTGACCTATTAGGAATCATTGGTTAA